The sequence CGACGGCGCCACGGTATTAGAAGTAGCCGAAGCCTATGGTATTACAGACCAGCAAGTACATGCTGCGTTAGCTTATGCTGCTGATATAATTGCTGAGGAGCGAGTTATTGCG comes from Deltaproteobacteria bacterium and encodes:
- a CDS encoding DUF433 domain-containing protein, which gives rise to MEQMITASPAIQGGHAVIQGTRVPIHVIVSALADGATVLEVAEAYGITDQQVHAALAYAADIIAEERVIALPG